The following coding sequences are from one Parabacteroides pacaensis window:
- a CDS encoding FecR family protein — translation MSQKDIETLFKKYLYGQLTREEITRIRFFLKETDEDTLNSNLQYLWDTYPVPGKRNTEAFNTISKNLKATLFSSKRHHLFTYFSRIAVAAIFLLLLTVTSYLYNETKIIRTAITKPYSVSVEKGERASVTLPDGTKVYLNAKSTLSYPASFSLKDRTVHLTGEAYFEVKHDADAPFIIKTPEVQIKVLGTTFNLYAYPDDSWFEASLVEGSIEVTPYKNPDKQVHLFPLQKARYNQQTGEIKVTETDLKVETAWKRGDLIFRNQPFRDIIGQLEIFYGVNISVRGEYPTELFTGSYHENDVTQVLKNLQQHYSFKYRKSGNNISLAFIQ, via the coding sequence ATGAGTCAGAAGGATATCGAGACACTATTCAAAAAATATTTGTACGGACAGCTCACACGCGAAGAGATTACACGCATAAGATTCTTTCTCAAAGAGACGGATGAAGATACGTTAAACTCCAATCTGCAATACTTATGGGATACCTATCCTGTTCCCGGCAAAAGAAATACGGAAGCATTTAATACTATCTCAAAAAACCTGAAAGCGACTCTCTTTTCCTCAAAAAGACATCATTTATTTACTTATTTCAGTAGAATTGCGGTGGCCGCTATATTTTTGCTATTACTGACTGTAACAAGTTATCTATATAACGAAACAAAGATCATACGGACAGCTATTACCAAACCATACTCGGTATCCGTAGAAAAAGGAGAAAGAGCTTCTGTTACCCTTCCGGACGGCACGAAAGTCTATCTCAATGCAAAATCGACCTTATCCTACCCGGCTTCCTTTTCACTGAAAGACAGGACTGTCCATTTAACAGGAGAGGCATACTTTGAAGTTAAACACGATGCGGATGCCCCCTTTATCATAAAAACACCTGAAGTTCAAATAAAAGTACTAGGAACTACCTTCAATCTTTATGCTTATCCCGATGATTCCTGGTTTGAAGCATCATTAGTAGAAGGCAGTATCGAAGTCACTCCTTACAAAAATCCAGACAAACAAGTTCATCTATTCCCCCTTCAAAAAGCTCGCTATAACCAGCAGACAGGGGAAATCAAAGTAACAGAAACCGATTTAAAAGTCGAAACCGCATGGAAACGAGGAGACTTGATATTCAGGAATCAGCCGTTCCGTGATATAATCGGACAATTAGAAATTTTTTACGGTGTAAATATATCTGTCCGGGGAGAATATCCGACAGAACTTTTTACAGGAAGTTATCATGAGAACGACGTGACACAAGTACTGAAAAACCTGCAACAACATTACTCGTTCAAATATCGAAAATCCGGAAATAATATATCTCTGGCATTTATTCAATAA
- a CDS encoding TonB-dependent receptor codes for MHHLKVRRILLRKDNILKFTGLFFISIFFILPLHANAQNSQISISVKNVSLKELLTSIEKKTDVRFSYIEKNLDSRKDITITVQNEPIEKLLNRILPGKGMEYTRTGNTFAIKLISPQNKKTKTVSGTVTDVRGETIIGANIVQKGTTNGIMTDTDGNFSLEIPEGATLLISYIGYLSQEIHIGNQTVIKVELKEDTQNLEEVVVVGYGVQKKINLTGSVENIKGSDLAKKPVGQTSMALQGMSSGVTVQQTSGQPGKDRGNIRIRGIGTLSSDNPSPLILIDGVEADINSVDPSDIESISILKDAASAAIYGSRAANGVILLTTNRAAKNTFRVNYDNYIGWQSPTSMPQNVSGYDHMVMINEANRNVGKVEPFKQEYIDEYHKNSPSDLYPETDWRKVMLKDKALQQNHHISINGGGEKVSILGSLNYLNQDGITIHTNYERINLRLNSDINLRKNLSANFDIFLATDDNATPSAGMPWYFLNRYPNNLQGKNEDGSWGIGWDGTNTWAQETDGGMTHEKNYTANINFKINYQPVNGLNLSFQYVPKWNFAHYKRFIKTVNLYYPSGDLYNPTPYRAEMTEKYSKNITNNLKVLAAYDKSFRLHNLSALAGFEQIDFRGDWLNGFRDQYSLENYEVLNAGSPANQTATGSASDWALRSVFGRVNYNYNQRYLLEANIRYDGSSRFAPGLKYGVFPSFSAGWRVSEEPFMKNIHWIDNLKLRASWGKLGNQDIGNYPFVSSITLGKDYVFNGTVPGQGGVVVDAANPDITWESTAMANIGFDATIFTKLSVTAEYYIKNTSDILLKLPIPGTTGLKPAYQNAGKVRNKGWDITLRFNDKLGDFEYGIGINLSDVHNEITNLAGTGPYIYDRTIHQEGHPITSLYGLEAEGLFQTTDEIKNHASQFGTLLAPGDIKYKDQLTVDSDGDGIPDQADGVINADDRVVMGDYMPHYTYGIDFYGKYKNVDFSFLLQGVGKADGYIDQHGVLAFYMGGTAQEWHKDHWTENNRNASYPRLTFNYPNNEQVSSYWIRDASYLRLKNIQIGYTVPVPLVKKVFLDSFRIFFSAQNLFTITSFYDGFDPEAPIGRGDFYPMMKIYSFGLNVKF; via the coding sequence ATGCACCACCTAAAAGTTCGACGCATTTTATTGCGTAAAGATAATATTTTAAAGTTTACAGGCTTGTTTTTTATCTCTATTTTTTTTATTCTTCCACTTCATGCAAATGCACAAAACTCACAAATCAGCATTTCGGTTAAGAATGTTTCCCTCAAAGAGTTATTAACAAGCATCGAAAAAAAAACGGATGTCCGGTTTTCTTATATTGAAAAGAATCTTGATTCACGGAAAGATATTACGATTACGGTTCAAAATGAGCCTATTGAAAAACTATTAAACCGTATACTACCCGGCAAAGGAATGGAATATACCCGTACTGGCAATACCTTTGCCATTAAACTTATTTCTCCGCAAAACAAGAAAACAAAAACTGTTTCCGGGACAGTAACCGATGTCCGGGGAGAAACCATTATCGGAGCCAATATTGTTCAAAAAGGAACTACAAACGGTATCATGACGGATACGGATGGAAATTTTTCACTCGAAATTCCGGAGGGAGCAACCCTTTTAATTTCTTATATAGGCTATTTGTCACAAGAAATTCATATAGGAAACCAGACGGTAATTAAAGTGGAACTAAAAGAAGATACACAAAATTTGGAAGAGGTTGTAGTAGTAGGATATGGCGTTCAGAAAAAGATAAACCTGACCGGTTCTGTTGAAAATATCAAAGGTTCCGACCTCGCTAAAAAGCCGGTTGGCCAAACATCCATGGCTTTACAAGGAATGTCGTCAGGCGTTACGGTACAACAAACTTCCGGGCAGCCGGGAAAAGACAGGGGAAACATCCGTATCCGCGGTATCGGCACCCTCAGTTCGGATAATCCTTCCCCGTTAATCCTGATTGACGGAGTCGAAGCGGATATAAACTCTGTAGACCCCAGCGACATTGAAAGTATATCTATCTTAAAAGATGCGGCATCAGCCGCCATTTACGGTTCAAGAGCAGCTAATGGAGTTATTTTACTTACCACAAACCGGGCAGCAAAAAATACTTTCAGGGTTAATTACGATAATTATATCGGATGGCAGTCGCCCACCTCCATGCCGCAAAATGTTTCAGGATACGACCACATGGTAATGATAAATGAAGCCAACCGGAATGTAGGGAAAGTAGAACCTTTTAAACAGGAATACATCGATGAATACCATAAAAACTCTCCGTCCGACCTTTATCCTGAAACAGACTGGAGAAAAGTAATGCTAAAAGATAAAGCCTTGCAGCAAAATCACCACATCAGCATAAACGGAGGCGGAGAAAAAGTAAGTATCCTGGGATCACTGAACTATCTCAATCAGGACGGGATTACAATTCATACAAACTACGAACGTATAAACCTGCGTTTAAACTCAGACATTAACCTACGGAAGAACCTATCCGCCAATTTTGACATTTTCTTGGCAACAGACGACAATGCAACGCCATCTGCGGGAATGCCCTGGTACTTCCTGAACCGCTATCCTAATAACTTGCAAGGAAAAAATGAAGACGGTTCATGGGGAATAGGATGGGACGGCACAAACACTTGGGCACAAGAAACAGACGGAGGTATGACACATGAGAAAAACTATACGGCAAATATTAATTTCAAAATAAATTATCAACCGGTAAACGGATTAAACTTAAGTTTCCAGTATGTTCCTAAGTGGAACTTTGCACACTATAAAAGATTCATTAAAACAGTCAACTTATACTATCCTAGTGGCGACTTATATAATCCGACCCCTTATAGAGCGGAAATGACTGAAAAGTATAGTAAAAACATAACAAACAATCTGAAAGTGCTCGCAGCCTATGATAAATCGTTCCGTCTGCATAATTTATCCGCATTGGCGGGCTTCGAACAAATAGATTTCAGGGGAGACTGGCTTAACGGATTCAGGGATCAGTACTCACTGGAAAATTATGAAGTTTTAAATGCAGGTTCACCAGCCAATCAAACGGCTACCGGCTCAGCAAGCGACTGGGCATTACGTTCCGTATTCGGACGTGTAAATTATAACTATAACCAAAGGTACCTGCTAGAAGCAAATATCCGTTACGACGGTTCATCCCGCTTCGCACCGGGATTAAAGTACGGGGTCTTTCCTTCTTTTTCCGCCGGTTGGAGAGTATCCGAAGAACCATTTATGAAAAATATACATTGGATCGATAATTTGAAGTTAAGAGCCTCCTGGGGTAAATTAGGAAACCAGGATATAGGGAATTACCCGTTCGTCTCATCTATCACCTTGGGAAAAGATTATGTATTCAACGGAACAGTGCCGGGACAAGGTGGTGTTGTAGTAGATGCTGCCAATCCGGACATAACCTGGGAATCTACGGCAATGGCAAACATAGGCTTTGATGCAACTATTTTCACCAAATTATCCGTAACTGCGGAATATTACATAAAGAATACTTCCGATATCCTCCTGAAATTACCTATTCCCGGTACGACAGGACTAAAACCGGCCTACCAAAACGCTGGAAAAGTCAGAAACAAAGGATGGGACATCACACTAAGGTTTAACGACAAATTGGGGGACTTCGAATACGGGATCGGCATTAACCTGTCTGATGTACACAATGAAATAACCAACCTGGCCGGAACCGGTCCTTATATATATGACCGTACCATTCATCAAGAGGGCCATCCCATTACTTCCCTTTACGGGTTAGAAGCGGAAGGACTATTCCAAACCACAGACGAAATCAAGAACCATGCCTCTCAATTCGGGACTCTCCTGGCTCCGGGCGACATCAAATACAAAGACCAGCTAACCGTCGATTCGGACGGCGACGGCATTCCCGACCAGGCAGATGGAGTAATCAATGCAGACGACCGGGTGGTAATGGGAGACTACATGCCGCATTATACATACGGGATCGACTTTTACGGCAAATATAAAAACGTAGATTTTTCCTTCCTGTTACAAGGTGTAGGAAAAGCAGACGGATACATCGACCAGCATGGTGTACTGGCATTCTACATGGGAGGAACCGCACAGGAATGGCATAAAGACCATTGGACAGAGAATAACCGGAATGCTTCTTATCCTCGTCTTACTTTTAATTATCCTAATAACGAACAAGTTTCTTCCTACTGGATCAGGGATGCTTCTTACCTCCGGTTGAAAAATATTCAGATTGGGTATACAGTACCCGTCCCACTCGTCAAAAAGGTTTTTCTAGATTCTTTCCGTATCTTCTTTAGTGCCCAGAATCTATTTACAATTACCAGCTTTTACGATGGATTCGATCCGGAAGCACCTATTGGCAGAGGTGATTTTTATCCTATGATGAAAATCTATTCATTCGGACTTAATGTAAAATTCTAA
- a CDS encoding RagB/SusD family nutrient uptake outer membrane protein, translated as MTKYIKLIISLCIFGCISCEDYLERYPLDKPSDATFYSTESELIMAVNGIYNTSMYYQKAASPLNLVLDCASDIGWDRDQGSDLQLLGEGLQVPTNDTYNELWFNSYSVIAQCNMLLTNMHKAQTVTNPATYQRIEGEARFFRAYHYHLLVNFFGNIPLLTEPQSITDKPGQTDRAVVTDFILNELEEAAQLLPTEYTGDNIGRVTQGCALSIKAREALFSEKWEITADACKRIINSGLYSLEPDYNNLFNQQNKQSKEVIFFIQYSRVNQLTHGVPGNLFSRMASGYSNKVPSQSLVDSYYCTDGLPINESVLYNAAEPFKNRDPRLDATIVLPGSIFQGYQFETHPDSLECWDYNVTPAVRRTNQDVTNPYATFSGYCWRKYTDEDKTFRLKSELNIILVRYAEVLLMYAEAINELGQMDQQGYEALKLVRERANMPAIQPDTQANLRKLIRQERKVEFAMEGLRFFDIRRWKIAESVMNGKLYGRPVRDYLPDYIPAFDENGMPRYDKYAGELRSFDTRTFNPKRDYLFPIPQKELDINKNLKQNPNY; from the coding sequence ATGACGAAATATATCAAATTAATCATCAGTCTATGCATTTTCGGATGCATTTCGTGTGAAGACTATCTGGAACGATATCCGTTAGATAAACCTTCGGATGCCACATTTTATAGCACGGAAAGCGAACTAATCATGGCGGTCAATGGCATTTACAATACAAGTATGTACTACCAGAAAGCAGCTTCCCCCCTAAACCTTGTCTTAGATTGCGCTTCCGATATCGGTTGGGACCGGGATCAGGGCAGCGATCTACAACTATTAGGAGAAGGGTTGCAAGTTCCTACCAACGACACTTACAATGAACTTTGGTTTAACAGCTACAGTGTAATTGCTCAGTGCAATATGCTATTGACGAATATGCATAAAGCACAGACCGTTACCAACCCTGCTACCTATCAAAGAATTGAAGGTGAAGCCCGTTTCTTCAGAGCTTACCATTATCATCTGCTCGTTAATTTCTTCGGAAACATTCCGTTACTTACCGAACCGCAATCGATTACGGACAAACCCGGACAAACGGACAGGGCCGTTGTTACAGACTTTATTTTAAACGAACTTGAAGAAGCAGCTCAACTGCTACCTACTGAATATACCGGTGACAATATAGGAAGAGTTACCCAAGGATGCGCCCTCTCAATAAAAGCCAGGGAAGCATTATTTTCTGAAAAATGGGAGATCACCGCAGATGCTTGTAAACGTATAATAAATTCCGGACTCTATTCGTTGGAACCGGACTACAATAACTTATTCAACCAACAAAACAAACAAAGTAAGGAAGTTATTTTCTTTATTCAATATTCACGCGTAAACCAACTCACTCATGGAGTACCCGGTAATTTATTCTCACGCATGGCATCCGGTTATTCTAATAAAGTACCTTCCCAATCGCTGGTAGATTCCTATTATTGTACGGACGGCCTACCCATTAACGAATCCGTACTGTACAATGCAGCCGAACCTTTCAAAAACAGAGATCCGCGTTTGGATGCCACCATCGTATTGCCCGGAAGTATCTTTCAAGGATATCAATTCGAAACCCACCCCGATAGTTTGGAATGTTGGGATTACAATGTAACCCCGGCTGTACGCCGTACCAACCAAGATGTCACGAATCCCTACGCAACCTTCTCTGGCTATTGCTGGCGAAAATATACCGACGAAGATAAAACCTTCCGGTTAAAAAGCGAATTAAATATCATTCTGGTACGTTATGCGGAAGTTTTATTAATGTACGCAGAAGCTATCAACGAATTAGGACAAATGGATCAACAGGGTTACGAGGCTTTAAAATTAGTCAGGGAAAGAGCCAATATGCCGGCGATCCAACCGGACACGCAAGCTAACTTACGAAAATTAATCCGCCAGGAAAGAAAAGTTGAATTTGCAATGGAAGGCTTGCGCTTTTTCGATATCCGAAGATGGAAAATTGCAGAATCGGTTATGAATGGTAAATTATACGGAAGACCGGTACGGGATTATCTTCCTGATTATATCCCGGCATTCGACGAAAACGGCATGCCTCGATACGATAAATACGCAGGAGAGTTACGTTCTTTCGATACCAGGACATTCAACCCTAAGCGCGATTATTTATTTCCGATCCCTCAAAAGGAATTGGACATCAATAAAAACCTGAAACAAAATCCGAATTATTAA
- a CDS encoding WD40-like domain containing protein: MNNFKFAGTLIIPLILLLFACNDDEDKINWKQLVTRGGLTEEGEKVNPGDTLHAVGEGFQEIDEIMLNFYWETGEPSYPEGTLGGYYAEIIEKSAKGILIKMPYRMPESRVEVILMRSGDLMKLGEVRLANGQTPKEYRLYGINNNLHKKVFFKDVNQIERIAVTSGETSLEWTIDEYPDFHSVVNAWRTYGLCGLAQENGVQKAFFYDFCTGEWKKLSDCSTLALAGNGNNVFGVLEVSDKKYMVSSLTSDLDKSEFLTKTRVNSMVSVYSLPEGLKPACLGDYPGVFSHSSQQILLSADKGNGKWVPVIFDIYSGFHALEEVEAEALIPFYFVISPDGSSSSQTLYRKTGYIITSEKEGSRFCLLDETTMQLKEPFTTFPNRVASVTSTPERPNKFTVHFIAYRSGNITEEFLWDTKEWKHMGMATYDEIVWGN, translated from the coding sequence ATGAATAATTTTAAATTTGCCGGTACACTTATTATACCATTGATACTCTTACTTTTTGCATGTAATGATGATGAGGATAAAATAAATTGGAAACAACTGGTTACCCGTGGGGGACTAACGGAAGAAGGGGAAAAAGTTAATCCGGGAGATACTCTGCATGCTGTGGGTGAAGGTTTTCAAGAGATTGACGAAATCATGCTGAATTTTTATTGGGAAACGGGAGAACCCTCTTATCCTGAAGGTACATTGGGGGGCTATTATGCAGAAATAATAGAAAAGTCCGCTAAAGGTATCCTTATCAAAATGCCTTACCGGATGCCGGAATCGCGAGTAGAAGTTATATTAATGAGAAGCGGTGATTTGATGAAGTTAGGGGAAGTGCGCTTGGCCAACGGGCAAACACCGAAAGAGTACCGTCTTTACGGCATTAACAATAACCTTCATAAAAAAGTCTTTTTCAAGGATGTAAACCAAATAGAGAGAATAGCTGTGACTTCAGGGGAGACGTCCCTCGAATGGACAATTGACGAGTATCCGGATTTTCACTCTGTAGTGAACGCATGGCGTACTTACGGGCTTTGCGGATTAGCTCAGGAAAACGGTGTACAAAAAGCATTCTTTTATGATTTTTGTACGGGTGAATGGAAAAAGTTGAGCGACTGTTCCACTCTTGCGTTAGCAGGAAATGGGAATAATGTTTTTGGTGTTTTAGAAGTATCCGATAAAAAATATATGGTTTCTTCATTGACGTCAGACCTCGATAAAAGTGAGTTCTTGACTAAAACTCGTGTCAATAGTATGGTATCTGTTTATTCATTGCCGGAGGGTCTGAAACCAGCATGTTTGGGAGATTATCCCGGCGTTTTCTCACATTCTTCTCAACAAATTTTACTTTCGGCTGATAAAGGGAACGGGAAATGGGTCCCTGTGATTTTTGACATATATAGTGGATTCCATGCATTGGAAGAAGTAGAAGCCGAGGCTTTGATTCCTTTTTATTTCGTTATTTCCCCCGATGGAAGTTCTTCTTCGCAGACACTATACAGAAAGACAGGCTATATTATTACCTCAGAAAAGGAAGGCAGCCGTTTTTGTCTGCTGGATGAAACGACAATGCAACTCAAAGAGCCGTTTACCACTTTCCCGAACCGCGTAGCTTCGGTTACATCCACTCCTGAACGGCCAAACAAGTTCACAGTCCATTTTATAGCATACCGTTCGGGAAATATAACCGAAGAATTCCTATGGGATACAAAGGAATGGAAGCACATGGGTATGGCAACCTATGATGAAATTGTATGGGGAAATTGA
- a CDS encoding secondary thiamine-phosphate synthase enzyme YjbQ, with translation MATTFDIQLPHYPRGFHLITRDIVSCLPELPENGLLMVFIKHTSAALTINENADPSVREDFESFFNRLVPDGAPYFTHTLEGDDDMSAHIKASLIGASVTIPIKNGRLNLGTWQGIYLCEFRDGGDYRKLSVTLL, from the coding sequence ATGGCAACAACTTTTGATATTCAATTACCGCATTATCCCAGAGGATTCCATCTTATTACCCGGGATATTGTCTCTTGTTTACCGGAATTGCCGGAAAACGGTCTCCTTATGGTATTTATTAAACATACCTCTGCTGCCTTGACTATCAATGAAAATGCAGATCCTAGTGTGAGAGAAGATTTTGAAAGCTTTTTCAACAGGCTTGTTCCGGACGGTGCTCCTTACTTTACTCATACATTAGAAGGTGACGACGACATGTCTGCTCATATCAAAGCATCTTTAATAGGTGCGTCAGTCACTATTCCTATAAAGAATGGACGTCTTAATTTGGGTACTTGGCAAGGAATCTATCTCTGCGAATTCAGAGACGGAGGAGATTATCGCAAGTTAAGTGTTACCCTCTTGTAG
- a CDS encoding RNA polymerase sigma factor — MNPHPEILKQLKEGSYNAFNCLYEQYFDLLYGFIFGLTRSHETTKEMVQEAFIKVWINRQKIDLELSFKAWLFKIAQNQLKDQLKKQFNDPVFEDYLIHCSNEQLTISEQDQFDFEAFNQALTKAKEKLSPRQVQIFELSKEQGLSASEIANKLQISEQSVYNYLHQALNILRKEMSPFYTLFFIFFLHS, encoded by the coding sequence ATGAATCCACATCCGGAAATTTTAAAACAACTCAAAGAAGGCTCTTACAATGCGTTTAATTGTTTATATGAACAATATTTCGATCTATTGTACGGCTTCATCTTCGGACTTACCCGCTCGCATGAAACAACGAAAGAAATGGTACAGGAGGCTTTTATAAAAGTCTGGATAAACCGTCAAAAAATAGACTTGGAGCTGTCTTTCAAAGCTTGGTTATTTAAGATTGCACAGAACCAATTGAAAGATCAACTGAAAAAACAATTCAACGATCCTGTTTTTGAAGATTATCTTATCCATTGTTCCAATGAACAATTAACTATTAGCGAACAAGATCAATTCGATTTCGAAGCATTCAACCAAGCATTAACCAAAGCAAAAGAAAAATTGTCGCCCCGGCAAGTACAAATATTTGAACTATCAAAAGAACAAGGACTTTCCGCTAGTGAAATTGCCAATAAGCTACAAATATCCGAACAATCTGTTTACAATTACCTTCATCAAGCATTAAACATTTTAAGAAAAGAAATGTCTCCATTTTACACCTTATTTTTCATTTTCTTTTTACATTCATAA
- a CDS encoding bifunctional GNAT family N-acetyltransferase/carbon-nitrogen hydrolase family protein has translation MEHTHKIKQVEIRNLQISDYEQLSQSFTRVYSDGSDVFWTREQIEKLLEIFPDGQIVAVVDNKIIGCALSIIVDYDKVKNDHTYEEVTGNETFDTHNPAGNILYGIEIFIHPDYRGLRLGRRMYDYRKELCESLNLKAIMFGGRIPNYHKYADTMRPKEYIQQIKKKKIFDPVLTFQLSNDFHVRKVMTDYLPNDEESKHYATLLQWDNIYYTAPTKEFKINKTTVRLGLVQWQMRPYQNIDDVFEQVEFFVDAVSDYKSDFVLFPEYFNAPLMARFNNMNESEAIRELAKYTKEMRDRFINLAISYNINIITGSMPFNRDGNLYNVGFLCRRDGSYEMYEKVHITPDEIKSWGLSGGKMVKTFDTDCAKIGILICYDVEFPELSRIMADQGMQILFVPFLTDTQNGYSRVRVCAQARAIENECFVAIAGCVGNLPRVHNMDIQYAQSGVFTPCDFAFPTDGRRAEATPNTEMILISDVDLDLLNELHTYGSVRNLKDRRNDLYELKLKKK, from the coding sequence ATGGAACATACCCATAAAATTAAACAAGTAGAAATACGCAACTTACAAATCAGCGATTATGAGCAATTATCCCAATCCTTTACACGGGTATACTCGGACGGATCGGATGTCTTCTGGACTCGGGAACAAATAGAAAAACTGTTGGAAATTTTTCCCGATGGACAAATCGTAGCCGTAGTAGATAATAAAATTATAGGATGCGCTTTATCGATCATCGTAGATTACGATAAAGTGAAAAACGATCATACTTACGAAGAGGTAACCGGGAACGAAACTTTTGATACCCACAATCCGGCTGGAAATATATTATACGGCATTGAAATTTTCATCCATCCGGATTACCGGGGGTTACGCCTGGGACGGCGTATGTATGATTACCGGAAAGAACTTTGCGAAAGTTTGAATTTGAAGGCTATTATGTTTGGAGGCCGTATTCCTAATTATCATAAGTATGCCGATACCATGCGTCCCAAAGAATATATCCAGCAGATAAAAAAGAAGAAAATCTTCGATCCGGTACTTACATTCCAGCTTTCGAACGATTTCCACGTGCGTAAAGTAATGACCGATTATCTTCCGAATGACGAAGAATCAAAACATTATGCAACTTTGCTACAATGGGATAATATTTATTATACGGCTCCTACCAAAGAGTTCAAGATTAATAAAACCACTGTCCGTTTAGGCCTTGTCCAATGGCAAATGCGTCCGTATCAAAATATAGACGATGTATTTGAACAGGTAGAATTTTTCGTAGACGCTGTTTCTGATTATAAAAGTGATTTCGTGTTATTTCCGGAATATTTCAATGCTCCGTTAATGGCCCGTTTTAATAATATGAATGAATCGGAGGCTATCCGCGAATTGGCAAAATATACCAAAGAAATGCGCGACCGGTTTATTAACCTGGCTATCAGTTATAACATCAATATCATTACAGGGAGCATGCCTTTTAACCGGGATGGCAATTTATACAATGTGGGTTTTCTCTGCCGTCGTGACGGTAGTTATGAGATGTACGAAAAGGTACATATTACTCCTGATGAAATAAAAAGCTGGGGTCTTTCGGGAGGCAAAATGGTAAAAACCTTCGATACGGATTGTGCCAAAATAGGCATCCTGATCTGTTATGACGTAGAATTTCCGGAACTATCGCGTATTATGGCCGACCAAGGTATGCAGATTCTTTTTGTCCCCTTCCTTACGGATACCCAAAACGGCTATTCCCGCGTCCGTGTCTGTGCACAAGCCCGTGCTATTGAAAACGAATGTTTTGTAGCCATTGCAGGTTGTGTAGGTAATTTGCCCAGAGTGCACAATATGGATATCCAATATGCCCAGTCCGGTGTTTTTACGCCTTGTGATTTCGCATTTCCTACAGACGGACGCAGGGCTGAAGCTACGCCAAATACGGAAATGATTCTTATCTCGGACGTGGATCTGGATTTGCTAAACGAACTCCATACCTATGGCAGCGTACGGAATCTAAAAGACAGGCGTAATGATTTATACGAATTGAAATTAAAAAAGAAATAA
- a CDS encoding queuosine precursor transporter — translation MQKTVTVPFMLLGILFNVCLIAANLLETKVIQIGNITATAGLIVFPISYIINDCIAEVWGFKKARLIIWSGFAMNFMVVAFGQLAVTLPAAPFWEGEEGFNFVFGLAPRIAMASLIAFLAGSFLNAYVMSKMKIASNGRNFSARAILSTVVGESADSLLFFPIAFAGLIPAKELWIMIGTQAILKTLYEIIILPVTIQVVKYIKKVDGNDVYDKEINYNILKVKDI, via the coding sequence ATGCAAAAGACAGTTACCGTACCGTTTATGCTGCTAGGTATACTTTTCAATGTATGCTTGATTGCAGCCAATTTATTAGAAACAAAAGTAATCCAAATAGGCAATATCACTGCTACAGCTGGATTAATAGTTTTTCCCATCTCTTATATTATCAACGATTGTATTGCCGAAGTGTGGGGATTTAAAAAAGCGCGTCTTATTATCTGGAGCGGGTTTGCCATGAATTTTATGGTTGTAGCATTCGGACAACTTGCTGTTACCTTGCCGGCAGCTCCTTTTTGGGAAGGAGAAGAGGGATTTAATTTCGTATTCGGGCTAGCTCCCCGTATTGCCATGGCCAGCCTCATTGCTTTTCTGGCAGGTTCTTTTTTAAATGCATATGTGATGAGCAAAATGAAAATAGCTTCTAATGGAAGAAACTTTTCAGCAAGAGCCATTCTTTCTACTGTAGTAGGAGAAAGTGCAGACTCTCTTCTGTTTTTTCCCATTGCATTTGCAGGTCTGATACCAGCCAAAGAGTTATGGATTATGATCGGTACGCAAGCCATATTAAAAACCCTCTACGAAATAATTATTCTGCCCGTCACCATCCAAGTAGTAAAATACATCAAAAAAGTAGACGGAAACGATGTATACGATAAAGAAATTAATTACAATATTTTAAAAGTCAAAGATATTTAA